Proteins from a single region of Malassezia restricta chromosome IV, complete sequence:
- a CDS encoding transcription elongation factor SPT5: MDASERDVPGTTRPDDPVKQEDGEGARPTVEESRDIEKEADHQDGHDHEAHEDAEGEEEEGEDEDNDDDGEEEEEEEDEEEDEEDDDEEEDGDRRRKKPRRNRFLDVEAEVDNDDEEFEDEEAEELLREDGFIADDGLEESREAQLKTAADNQRLDHMRRKEEEMSAEALAEELRQRHARSSRYASQSDYAEVPQRLLMPSVNDPGLWRIRCKRGRERTLVATVLRRALTREASGRPLRIYSAFCRDSLDGQIFVEARRADDVLDAFDGLAGAYTTNTKPFLVPILEMADLLKLEKKNTEVPVGGWVRMKRGKYAGDLAQVLDVAENGEEVGVKLVPRIDMAPQEHDTYTDRAGRKRKKKVNSALTALGFRPPPRLFNAEEVQKAYPNDLPTKRGGVWVFGGETFRDGYLERDVKISAVQVQDVHPSLDEVLNFTGETPDDQAGGVDLNLLADASKQTWEATLQPGDHVEVFEGEQAGVSGTVDAMSGDVVTLELPDDALDGQKIEVPAKCVRKQFRAGDHIKVLNGKHANETGLVVKVEEGITTFLSDLSLKEVSVFSKDIREAAEVGSGVNVIGGYELHDLVQLDAQTAGVIFKIEPETFKVLDQNGHVVTVKPHQISMRRDTARSVALDYNGHEVHAGDMVKEVEWPLSQFRQGQVVHIYQSSLVFVHNREYKENGGLFIVRANHVEPLAPTNVKPRTDPSQMNPALKAMDADAGANASGPRRGGRDIYAGKTVAIVRGPYKTYRGIIKETTGGMARVELHTMSKIITVPLDHMVEKNPVTGESRRLVGPGPAMQNPYAAPMSGGMTPAYAGALSGGKTPAYNPYDGGRTPAYGAMATPNPYGGRTPAYGAMATPNPYAAATPNPYAAGTTPNPYAAGTTPNPYGGRTPAYGGMAAAFTPNPYASTTPNPYASTTPNPYTSATPNPYASTTPNPYASTTPNPYASTTPNPYASTTPNPYASTTPNPYAAATPNPWAPQPTPMAPLLPGIRVRIVRDGSGMQYQRGAYDGALGKLTSHNPAGGNVELESGAQLADVPTSCIEALRPSAAGDACIVINGAWRGSHVTIETFDPSRCQVRMSDGHLYPLPASLLALAA, encoded by the coding sequence atggACGCGAGTGAGCGCGATGTGCCGGGTACGACGCGGCCTGATGACCCCGTCAAGCAAGAAGACGGGGAGGGTGCGCGTCCTACTGTCGAAGAAAGCCGTGACATAGAGAAAGAAGCGGACCATCAAGACGGCCATGACCACGAAGCCCACGAGGATGCGGAAGgggaggaggaggaaggAGAGGACGAAGACaatgacgacgacggagaagaagaagaagaggaggaggacgaggaggaagacgaagaagacgacgacgaggaagaggacgGTGATCGTCGACGAAAAAAGCCGCGTCGGAATCGCTTCCTTGATGTCGAAGCGGAAGTTGATAATGATGATGAGGAGTTtgaggacgaggaagccGAGGAGCTACTTCGAGAGGACGGATTTATTGCAGATGACGGCCTGGAGGAGTCGCGGGAGGCTCAGCTCAAGACGGCGGCCGATAACCAGCGTCTGGATCACATGCGTCGCAAGGAAGAGGAGATGAGTGCGGAGGCTTTggccgaggagctgcgtcagcgccacgcgcgcagctcgcggtATGCGTCGCAGTCTGACTATGCCGAAGTgccacagcgcctgctgaTGCCTAGTGTGAATGACCCTGGTCTTTGGCGTATTCGATGTAAGCGTGGGCGCGAACGAACCTTGGTAGCGAcggtgctgcgtcgtgcgctgaCGCGAGAGGCGAGTGGGCGTCCTCTGCGTATCTACTCGGCCTTTTGCCGTGACTCGCTGGACGGCCAGATCTTTGTCGaagcgcgacgcgcggacgatgtgctggatgcgTTTGACGGATTGGCTGGTGCCTATACGACGAACACCAAGCCGTTCCTGGTGCCGATTCTGGAGATGGCGGACTTGCTCAAGCTGGAGAAGAAAAATACCGAGGTGCCTGTGGGCGGATGGGTGCGCATGAAGCGCGGCAAGTATGCGGGCGATCTAGCGCAGGTGCTTGATGTGGCGGAGAATGGCGAGGAAGTGGGTGTGAAACTGGTGCCGCGAATTGATATGGCGCCGCAGGAGCATGATACATATACAGACCGAGCGGGCcgcaagcgcaagaagaaggTGAATTCtgcgctcacggcgctgggTTTccgcccgccgccgcgtctcTTTAATGCGGAAGAGGTGCAGAAGGCGTATCCGAACGACCTGCCCACGAAGCGCGGTGGTGTTTGGGTGTTTGGCGGCGAGACGTTCCGGGATGGATACTTGGAGCGAGATGTGAAAATCAGTGCGGTCCAGGTGCAGGATGTGCATCCGAGTCTGGATGAAGTGCTCAACTTCACGGGCGAGACGCCTGACGACCAAGCTGGTGGTGTGGACCTGAACCTGCTGGCGGATGCGTCCAAGCAGACATGGGAggcgacgctgcagccAGGCGACCACGTCGAGGTGTTTGAGGGCGAGCAGGCTGGTGTGTCTGGCACGGTCGATGCGATGAGCGGCGACGTTGtgacgctcgagctgcctgacgatgcgcttgaTGGCCAAAAGATCGAGGTGCCTGCGAAGTGCGTACGGAAGCAGTTCCGTGCGGGTGATCACATCAAGGTGCTGAATGGCAAGCATGCGAATGAGACAGGTCTCGTGGTCAAGGTGGAAGAGGGTATCACGACGTTCCTCTCGGACCTGTCGCTGAAGGAAGTGTCTGTCTTTTCGAAGGACATCCGCGAGGCGGCTGAGGTCGGCTCGGGTGTGAATGTCATTGGCGGATACGAGCTGCATGACCttgtgcagctcgatgcTCAGACGGCGGGTGTGATTTTCAAGATTGAGCCTGAGACCTTCAAGGTGCTGGACCAGAACGGACACGTCGTGACCGTCAAGCCGCATCAGATTAGCATGCGGCGGGacacggcgcgctcggTCGCCCTCGACTACAATGGCCACGAAGTGCATGCGGGCGACATGGTCAAGGAGGTCGAGTGGCCCCTATCGCAGTTCCGCCAGGGCCAGGTGGTCCACATATACCAGTCGTCGCTGGTCTTTGTGCACAACCGCGAGTACAAGGAGAATGGTGGCCTGTTTATTGTGCGTGCGAACCACGTCGAGCCGCTCGCGCCCACGAATGTGAAGCCACGCACGGACCCATCGCAAATGAACCCGGCGCTCAAGGCCATGGATGCCGACGCTGGTGCCAATGCATCTGGACCCCGACGAGGTGGCCGCGACATCTATGCGGGCAAGACGGTGGCGATTGTGCGTGGACCGTACAAGACGTACCGCGGTATCATCAAGGAGACGACGGGCGGCATGGCTCGTGTGGAGCTGCACACCATGTCCAAGATCATCACGGTGCCGCTGGACCACATGGTGGAAAAGAACCCTGTGACGGGCGAGAGCCGTCGCCTGGTGGGCCCGGGACCGGCCATGCAGAACCCGTATGCGGCGCCGATGAGCGGCGGTATGACACCCGCGTATGCAGGCGCTCTTTCTGGCGGCAAGACGCCAGCTTACAATCCGTACGATGGCGGACGGACGCCGGCCTATGGTGCTATGGCCACGCCGAATCCATACGGAGGGCGTACGCCGGCCTatggcgccatggccacgccGAATCCGtatgcagcagcgacgcccaACCCGTACGCTGCCGGCACGACGCCGAATCCGTACGCAGCAGGCACTACACCCAATCCGTACGGTGGCCGTACGCCTGCCTACGGTGGTATGGCAGCCGCCTTTACGCCGAATCCGTAcgcgtccacgacgccgaaTCCGTACGcatccacgacgcccaacCCGTACACTTCGGCCACACCGAATCCCTACGCGTCCACGACACCCAACCCGTACGCGTCCACGACACCCAACCCGTACGCGTCCACGACACCCAACCCGTATGcatccacgacgcccaacCCGTATGcatccacgacgcccaacCCGTATGCTGCAGCCACACCCAACCCCTGGGCCCCTCAGCCGACACCGATGGCCCCCCTTCTCCCGGGTATCCGCGTGCGCATTGTGCGCGATGGCAGCGGTATGCAGTaccagcgcggcgcgtacGACGGGGCGCTGGGCAAGCTCACCTCCCACAACCCCGCTGGCGGCAATGTGGAGCTGGAGTCTGGGGCCCAGCTCGCCGATGTGCCCACCTCGTGTATCGAGGCACTGCGTCCCTCGGCGGCAGGCGATGCCTGTATCGTCATCAACGGTGCATGGCGCGGCTCTCATGTCACCATCGAGACGTTTGACCCGAGCCGGTGTCAAGTGCGCATGAGCGATGGTCACTTGTATCCCTTGCCCGCGTCACTGCTAGCCTTGGCCGCCTGA
- a CDS encoding protein phosphatase PTC6: MRSVRVWARGVHDYVRVRSRQGLHARIPLRAGVSFGAAMSRGDRAQQEDAMSTACVMLPCEQLRQNLLQNVSRRAKRDPWYGWTCDEAGGEELAAQVVWFGCFDGHGGPQVSQLLQNKLHHVFEEADSSMVQDTVRYTCSIGGYFGRFQGGALERLVDPTQLRRPCAAPASLEALADAAHASDLEHYVALDADQGAVHTQRHLAPSTAQMSMQERATLAWLMMDREIQQNEAYRGAGSTASVLLLHSLDVPTAPWYASEYLAVTTVQLGDTRLVLCDAETGEAIPLTRLHHPDDPIESDRLSRQGAGVLTDSFGESRFLGTLANTRSFGDTQAKRYGMTAEPEVQTHILQGSRFAFIAGFSDGIGDVMTDQELVDECRYASHPQQAAERIMKYAEDLGAEDNATILCIPLRGWGAIRGEDRTALQRRDRRLNTDIYRNRRNLCL; encoded by the coding sequence ATGCGGTCCGTACGCGTGTGGGCGAGGGGCGTGCACGACTATGTGCGTGTGCGTTCTAGACAAGGCCTGCACGCACGTATCCCTCTCCGCGCAGGCGTATCGTTCGGTGCGGCCATGAGCCGCGGCGATCGGGCCCAGCAGGAGGATGCCATGTCGACTGCGTGTGTCATGCTTCCGTGTGAGCAGCTGCGACAGAATCTATTGCAGAATGTATCGCGACGTGCGAAGCGTGATCCGTGGTATGGCTGGACGTGTGACGAGGCGGGTGGTGAGGAGCTCGCGGCACAAGTCGTGTGGTTCGGCTGCTTTGACGGCCACGGCGGACCGCAAGTGTcacagctgctgcagaaCAAGTTGCACCATGTGTTTGAAGAGGCGGATTCAAGTATGGTGCAGGATACCGTGCGGTACACGTGCTCTATAGGCGGCTATTTCGGTCGATTCCAAGGCGGagccctcgagcgcctaGTCGATCCAACTCAACTACGCCGAccctgcgcggcgcccgcaTCGCTTGAAGCTTTGgctgacgcggcgcacgcatcaGATCTCGAGCACTAcgtcgcgctcgatgcggaTCAAGGTGCCGTACATACTCAGCGACATCTTGCTCCCTCTACCGCCCAAATGTCGATGCAAGAGCGGGCTACCCTGGCGTGGCTCATGATGGATCGCGAAATACAGCAAAATGAGGCGTACCGCGGGGCTGGATCGACCGCCTCGGTCCTTCTTCTGCACAGCCTCGATGTGCCCACAGCCCCGTGGTACGCAAGCGAATACCTCGCCGTCACGACGGTGCAGCTGGGCGATACCCGACTCGTGCTCTGCGACGCCGAAACGGGCGAGGCTATACCACTCACTCGACTGCACCACCCGGACGATCCTATCGAGTCGGATCGGCTGAGCCGGCAGGGCGCGGGCGTTCTGACGGACAGCTTTGGCGAGTCGCGCTTCCTTGGCACACTAGCTAATACGCGGTCGTTTGGCGATACACAGGCCAAGCGGTACGGCATGACAGCGGAGCCTGAAGTCCAGACGCATATCTTGCAAGGCTCACGCTTTGCGTTCATCGCGGGCTTTAGTGATGGTATTGGTGATGTCATGACAGACCAGGAGCTCGTGGATGAGTGTCGCTATGCCTCGCATCCACAAcaggccgccgagcgcatcatgaaGTACGCGGAAGATCTGGGAGCCGAAGACAATGCCACGATCCTATGCATTCCCCTGCGTGGCTGGGGCGCGATCCGTGGCGAAGACCGCACGGCtctccagcgccgcgaccgCCGACTCAATACCGATATTTACCGCAATCGACGCAATCTCTGTCTATGA
- a CDS encoding pre-rRNA processing protein Esf1 encodes MVRREKDARFARVHTDPRFHRPRKDDTKVVLDERFKDVLTKGPKQLDRFGRKRHDTREAQDLERLYRLDSDADYARGEVELESSSEEDDDDEEEEEDDDDESGDVVVGGADAVRKAQRHDDDSDASIDLEEDFDEEAIAELDAQAHTERDEDDERGDDTCRLAVVNMDWDHVRAVDLFKVFASIVSPQATRAPLAQAHDDNMALETVHGQVRSVRIYMSDFGRERLEREDIHGPPRAIFRKEAKRPAAQATEEGTEFDEDALRKYQLERLRYYYAIATFDSPQSARHVYNEIDGTEMERSANMFDLRFVPEEMDLPDGEDGRPAEYCDEATEDVAHYEGLDYKTDALRHSRVKLTWDQDDPRRTKLTRTSQKGQLQEDDLKTYLASSDEDDEEATSSRDRLRSLLHQMPTKSAFDDADDQDTMFTKPEGDMEISFVPALSTKKDEEHEETTIEKYMRKQKERRERRRMAKKESEPEAPEPAPEEPAASEEPTPGDSDDEHHFQLQDIVRAEKLGSKKLSRQQRKREAKRQAKRTALTQPSFVMDTKDPRFAAVLDDHRFAIDPSHPGFIKTSGMQQLIQEGNRRRHEQAEQAQPAAPNVADLVTRLKNQSARPPKKARRS; translated from the coding sequence ATGGTGCGTCGTGAAAAGGACGCTCGCTTTGCGCGCGTGCACACGGATCCGCGCTTTCATCGACCGCGGAAGGACGACACAAAGGTGGTTCTGGATGAAAGATTCAAGGACGTGCTGACCAAGGGgccgaagcagctcgatcgGTTCGGGCGCAAGCGGCATGACACGCGGGAGGCGCAGGATCTCGAGCGGCTGTACCGCCTCGACTCGGATGCCGACTATGCGCGTGGCGAAGTCGAGCTGGAGAGCAGCAGtgaggaagacgacgatgacgaagaggaggaagaggacgacgacgacgaaaGTGGAGACGTTGTGGTCGGTGGCGcggacgccgtgcgcaagGCGCAAAggcacgacgacgactcggATGCATCGATCGATTTGGAGGAAGATTTCGACGAAGAGGCTATCGCAGAGCTGGATGCACAGGCGCACACGGAGcgcgacgaggacgacgagcgcggcgatgATACGTGCCGTCTGGCGGTCGTCAATATGGACTGGGACCACGTCCGAGCCGTGGACCTCTTCAAGGTGTTTGCCAGTATTGTGTCGCCCCAAGCGACACGGGCACCGCTGGCACAAGCTCATGATGACAACATGGCCTTGGAGACCGTGCATGGCCAAGTTCGCTCGGTGCGTATCTACATGTCTGATTTCGGTCGGGAGCGACTTGAGCGCGAAGATATCCACGGCCCGCCACGAGCCATCTTCCGCAAAGAGGCCAAGCGTCCCGCAGCTCAAGCCACCGAGGAGGGCACCGAGTTTGATgaggatgcgctgcgcaagtaCCAGCTGGAGCGTCTGCGATACTACTACGCCATTGCGACGTTTGACAGCCCGCAAAGCGCTCGGCACGTATACAACGAGATCGACGGCACGGAAATGGAGCGCTCGGCGAACATGTTTGacttgcgcttcgtgccGGAGGAGATGGACTTGCCCGATGGCGAAGACGGGCGGCCTGCCGAGTACTGCGACGAGGCCACCGAAGACGTGGCGCACTACGAAGGCCTGGACTACAAGAcagatgcgctgcgtcatTCGCGCGTCAAGTTGACGTGGGACCAGGACGATCCACGCCGAACGAAGCtcacgcgcacgagccaGAAGGGCCAGCTCCAGGAAGACGATCTCAAGACGTACCTGGCCTCGAGTgatgaggacgacgaggaagcgACGTCGAGTCGCGACCGCCTGCGCTCCCTACTCCACCAAATGCCTACCAAGAGTGCCTTTGACGACGCAGACGACCAAGATACCATGTTTACGAAGCCCGAGGGCGATATGGAAATCTCGTTCGTGCCGGCACTCTCCACGAAGaaggacgaggagcacGAGGAAACGACGATTGAAAAGTACATGCGCAAGCAAAAGGAAAGGCGCGAACGTCGCAGGATGGCTAAGAAGGAGTCGGAGCCGGAGGCGCCTGAGCCCGCGCCCGAGGAGCCCGCTGCATCGGAAGAGCCTACGCCgggcgactcggacgacgagcaccACTTCCAACTGCAGGACATTGTACGTGCCGAGAAGCTTGGGTCCAAGAAACTgtcgcggcagcagcgcaagcgcgagGCCAAGCGGCAGGCCAAGCGCACGGCTCTGACGCAGCCATCGTTCGTGATGGACACGAAAGATCCTCGCTTTGCGGCTGTGTTGGATGACCATCGCTTCGCGATCGACCCGAGTCACCCTGGCTTTATCAAAACGTCCGGtatgcagcagctcatTCAAGAGGGCAAccgccgacgccacgaGCAAGCCGAGCAGGCACAGCCTGCCGCGCCCAATGTGGCCGACCTCGTGACGCGTCTCAAGAACCAATCGGCGCGGCCCCCGAAAAAAGCCCGTAGATCATAG
- a CDS encoding RNA-binding motif protein, X-linked 2 has product MNSVREIQRINERELELGLHGSGSWHDQYKDSAYIYVGGLHYDMTEGDVLTIFSQYGEIVHIHLPKPRSEPDTQQPKGHNRGFGFLMYEDQRSTVLAVDNLNGTPVLGRTLRVDHVAHFRPERVRNAEGHLVEPEEQVLNCAPPETVVDDEGGEDDDLEDPMAAYLSDKRRRHEKRRDEKHRHRHHRHRRHHRHRDDHERDADQDHIDAGEKDTHSDARDASRGPQDRSRSATPVMDRRVRTDTP; this is encoded by the coding sequence AGCTGGAACTCGGGCTACACGGCTCTGGGTCTTGGCACGATCAGTACAAGGACTCGGCGTATATTTATGTCGGTGGACTGCACTATGATATGACGGAAGGCGACGTGCTTACGATTTTTTCGCAGTATGGCGAAATCGTCCACATTCACTTGCCCAAGCCGCGCTCGGAGCCAGATACCCAACAGCCCAAAGGGCACAACCGCGGCTTTGGCTTTCTCATGTACGAGGACCAACGCTCGACCGTGCTCGCCGTCGACAACCTCAATGGGACGCCAGTGCTGGGCCGCACACTCCGTGTCGACCACGTAGCTCACTTTCGGCCAGAGCGCGTTCGGAATGCGGAGGGTCATCTTGTCGAGCCGGAGGAACAGGTCCTCAATTGTGCGCCCCCCGAAACGGTCGTGGATGACGAGGGgggcgaggacgacgatCTCGAGGACCCGATGGCGGCGTACCTGTCAGACAAGCGGCGCCGCCATGAAAAGCGCCGTGACGAAAAACACCGCCACCGGCACCACCGGCACCGCCGACATCACCGACACCGCGATGATCACGAGCGTGACGCGGATCAGGATCATATTGACGCTGGCGAAAAAGATACccacagcgacgcaagGGATGCCTCACGCGGGCCACAAGACCGCTCACGCTCGGCTACCCCCGTCATGGACCGCCGCGTTCGCACCGATACACCGTAG
- a CDS encoding elongation factor Tu translates to MSLARAVSLCPVRGAVSSAASLAACAAPSLVRCKHTGAMANGARRPSTRGAALPLSLGAVRTYAAESSGKYVRAKPHMNIGTIGHVDHGKTTLTAAITKVLHENSGEGKFVDYASIDKAPEEKERGITISTAHVEYETPNRHYAHVDCPGHADYIRNMITGAAQMDGAIIVVSATDGQMPQTREHLLLARQVGIKKLVVFVNKVDQVDDKEMLELVDMEMRELLSTYGFDGDNTPIVTGSALAALEGRDEEIGRGAILKLMEETDAWLDLPPRDLDKPFLMPVEDVFSISGRGTVVTGRVERGTITKGSEIEIIGLGGHLKTTLTGIEMFHKELDRGEAGDNMGALLRGIKREQVRRGQVVIAPGTVKPVKKFSAQIYILTKEEGGRYTPFMNNYRPQLFIRTSDVTVSLTHPPGTENADEAMVMPGDNVELVCDLVHDIALEEGSRFTLREGGKTVGTGIVTKILG, encoded by the coding sequence ATGAGCCTTGCTCGTGCTGTGTCTCTGTGCCCCGTCCGCGGCGCTgtgtcgtcggcggcatcgcTGGCAGCCTGTGCTGCACCTTCTTTGGTGCGCTGCAAGCACACGGGCGCGATGGCGAACGGCGCCCGTCGTCCGTCGACGcgtggcgcggcgcttcCCCTTTCActgggcgccgtgcgtACGTACGCCGCTGAGTCGAGTGGCAAGTACGTTCGTGCCAAGCCCCACATGAACATTGGTACCATTGGTCACGTTGACCACGGTAAGACGACGCTGACCGCTGCCATTACCAAGGTGCTCCACGAGAACTCAGGCGAGGGCAAGTTTGTGGACTATGCCTCGATTGACAAGGCGCCGGAGGAGAAGGAGCGTGGTATCACGATCTCGACCGCGCACGTCGAGTACGAGACGCCCAACCGCCACtacgcgcacgtcgactGCCCTGGACACGCCGATTACATCCGTAACATGATCACGGGTGCTGCCCAGATGGACGGTGCGATCATTGTGGTGTCCGCTACGGACGGTCAGATGCCGCAGACGCGTGagcacctgctgctggcTCGTCAGGTCGGTATCAAGAAGCTGGTCGTGTTTGTGAACAAGGTCGACCAGGTGGATGACAAGGAAATGCTGGAGCTTGTGGACATGGAAATGCGTGAGCTTCTGTCGACGTACGGATTTGACGGTGACAACACGCCAATTGTGACGGGTTCGGCActcgctgcgctcgagggccgTGACGAGGAGATTGGCCGCGGTGCGATCCTGAAGCTGATGGAGGAGACGGACGCTTGGCTTGACCTGCCGCCGCGTGACCTCGACAAGCCGTTCCTGATGCCTGTGGAGGATGTGTTCTCGATTTCGGGTCGTGGTACGGTCGTGACGGGTCGTGTTGAGCGTGGTACGATCACGAAGGGCTCGGAAATCGAGATCATTGGCCTCGGTGGTCACCTCAAGACGACGCTGACGGGTATCGAGATGTTCCACAAGGAGCTCGACCGTGGTGAGGCTGGTGACAATATGGGTGCTCTGCTGCGTGGTATCAAGCGtgagcaggtgcgccgTGGTCAGGTCGTGATTGCCCCCGGCACGGTCAAGCCCGTGAAGAAGTTCTCGGCGCAGATCTACATTCTGACGAAGGAAGAGGGTGGTCGCTACACGCCGTTTATGAACAACTACCGCCCCCAGCTCTTTATCCGCACGTCGGATGTGACGGTGTCGCTGACCCACCCACCGGGCACGGAGAACGCTGACGAGGCTATGGTGATGCCAGGTGACAATGTCGAGCTGGTGTGCGACCTGGTGCACGACATCGCTCTCGAGGAGGGCTCGCGCTTCACGCTCCGTGAGGGCGGCAAGACGGTCGGCACAGGTATCGTGACCAAGATCCTGGGCTAA
- a CDS encoding SMN domain protein, whose product MASELRTYEFQLSQVEHAIEADPGNAELTSLRDELANLIHLTKEYHSATDAKPKPVQETHRYQAGDDCMARHHADDRWYPAKITAVTGSAENPVYSILFTKLKTTDVVSSADLRPRSASQPSSAKSSSSSASRPMTRDELAEERERKRARKEKKMEREAAKNREHDARQSAWQKFQAKAVKKKYGVAGDRSMFKTPDDPYAKIGSSGGRGMTKQAPRLKHTYES is encoded by the exons ATGGCGTCCGA ACTCCGCACGTACGAGT TCCAGCTATCGCAGGTGGAACATGCTATTGAGGCAGATCCTGGGAATGCCGAGCTTACGTCACTGCGTGATGAGCTCGCGAATCTGATCCACCTCACGAAAGAGTATCACAGCGCCACGGACGCGAAGCCCAAGCCGGTGCAGGAGACGCACAGGTACCAGGCCGGTGACGATTGCATGGCACGGCACCACGCGGATGACCGCTGGTACCCGGCGAAAATTACGGCGGTCACGGGCTCGGCAGAGAATCCCGTGTACTCGATTCTCTTCACCAAGCTCAAGACGACCGATGTGGTCAGCTCAGCTGATCTTCGTCCACGCTCTGCATCGCAGCCATCATCTGCCAAAAGCAGtagcagcagcgcatcgcggcCCATGACGCGggacgagctggccgaggagcgcgaACGCAAACGCGCCCGCAAGGAGAAAAAGATGGAGCGCGAAGCGGCGAAAAACcgcgagcacgacgcgcgacaGTCGGCCTGGCAAAAGTTCCAGGCCAAGGCTGTCAAGAAAAAGTACGGCGTCGCCGGCGATCGCAGCATGTTCAAAACACCCGACGATCCTTACGCCAAGA TCGGCTCGTCAGGCGGACGCGGCATGACCAAGCAGGCACCACGGCTTAAGCACACATACGAGTCGTAG
- a CDS encoding alpha/beta-hydrolase produces the protein MAPHLCRMPDGARIGYRVLGAEHAQGPTLVMVNGMSAVMDDWMELAVPLARTRQVVLFDHRGLGASHGTGDEDVTIELMAHDVLRLCQALHLRVVHLLGFSMGGLVAQAILSHPDAQPTPDEAGVVIHGIEVRRVILAATFTKSPRTEFRLDGAAIPDDATRTERAMAQLQYMLAMQYHPAVLGEGRPMQHKMDARMRRGLAARRPLNTMARQAVAIAIYQGRDRLRYVPRHLPIAILHGRYDHMVAYDEAREIERFLPQARRLFPHVDGDREAYGHLWFDYFDVDTAWLPPLVHFLDRPATARM, from the coding sequence ATGGCCCCCCACCTGTGTCGGATGCCCGATGGTGCGCGGATCGGATACCGAgtgctgggcgccgagcatgcgcagggGCCGACGCTGGTGATGGTGAATGGCATGAGTGCCGTGATGGATGACTGGATGGAGCTGGCCGTGCCGttggcgcgcacgcggcagGTGGTGCTCTTTGACCACCGGGGTctgggcgcgtcgcatggcACAGGAGACGAGGACGTCACGATCGAGCTCATGGCCCATGACGTGCTGCGCTTgtgccaggcgctgcatcttCGAGTCGTGCACTTGCTGGGATTTAGTATGGGGGGACTTGTGGCGCAAGCGATCCTGTCGCACCCGGACGCACAGCCGACACCGGACGAGGCCGGCGTGGTGATCCATGGCATCGAGGTGCGCCGCGTGATTCTCGCCGCTACCTTCACCAAGTCGCCTCGCACAGAGTTCCGCCTGGACGGCGCGGCTATACCTGATGACGCTACGCGAACCGAGCGGGCTATGGCACAGCTGCAGTACATGCTCGCGATGCAGTACCATCCGGCGGTCCTAGGCGAGGGCCGGCCTATGCAGCACAAGATGgacgcgcgcatgcgccgtggcctcgcggcacgtcggccaCTGAACACGatggcgcggcaggcggTCGCCATCGCGATATACCAGGGCCGCGACAGGCTGCGATACGTTCCGCGGCACTTGCCCATCGCGAtcctgcacggccgctACGACCACATGGTCGCCTatgacgaggcacgcgagaTCGAGCGCTTCCTGCCGCAAGCCCGCCGCCTTTTCCcgcacgtcgatggcgaTCGCGAGGCCTACGGCCACCTGTGGTTCGACTACTTTGACGTGGACACCGCGTGGCTCCCGCCGCTCGTCCACTTCCTCGACCGGCCGGCCACGGCGCGGATGTAG
- a CDS encoding large subunit ribosomal protein L31e: MAPQDKTQKGRKTRSALNDVVTREYTIHLHKRVHRMQFKKRAPKGVKEVVKFAQKTMGTNDVRLDPKLNQEIWKLGVKDVPRRIRVRLERKRNDDEDAKEKLYTYATPVLGITNFHGLQTTVIEQDE; encoded by the exons ATGGCTCCTCAGGACAAGACGCAAAAGGGCAGGAAGACCCGCTCAGCTCTGA ACGATGTGGTGACT CGTGAGTACACCATCCACCTGCACAAGCGTGTGCACCGCATGCAGTTCAAGAAGCGCGCTCCGAAGGGTGTGAAGGAAGTCGTCAAGTTTGCGCAGAAGACGATGGGCACGAACGATGTGCGTCTTGACCCCAAGCTCAACCAGGAGATCTGGAAGCTGGGTGTGAAGGACGTGCCTCGCCGTATCCGTGTCCGTCTTGAGCGCAAGCGTAACGACGATGAGGATGCTAAGGAGAAGCTGTACACGTACGCCACGCCTGTGCTTGGCATCACGAACTTCCACGGTCTGCAGACGACTGTGATTGAGCAGGACGAGTAA